A genomic segment from Peribacillus sp. ACCC06369 encodes:
- a CDS encoding hydroxyacid dehydrogenase gives MSHLVYIPQDIEKEGKSYLVEKGYKIKVGSELAQEILMEEIKDCDALLTRSTAVINKEVIEAAENLKVIAKYGVGLDNIDIEAATERSIYVTNTPEANANSVAEHVMALILSLSKNLSLADQELRRGNFAIRNQLFGMDLEGKTLGIIGLGRIGRILAKKASKGFDMKVIGYDPYVTASTNSELEIATDLEWVFRNSDVISLHLPLTKTTKGIIGSREFSWMKPSSYFVNASRGGVVKESDLVNALQAGEIAGAGIDVFEVEPPDKWNPLFKMDNVIVSPHNAALTKEGSVRMAVHAAMQVEQVLTGMKPNWAVNEPLTKGVPK, from the coding sequence GTGAGTCATTTAGTGTATATTCCTCAAGATATTGAGAAAGAGGGGAAAAGTTATTTAGTAGAAAAAGGCTATAAGATTAAAGTGGGATCTGAACTGGCACAAGAGATCCTTATGGAAGAAATCAAGGATTGTGATGCATTATTAACGAGATCAACGGCTGTAATAAATAAGGAAGTTATTGAAGCAGCTGAAAACCTCAAAGTAATTGCTAAGTATGGTGTGGGCTTGGACAATATTGATATCGAAGCTGCTACAGAGCGAAGCATTTACGTAACAAATACCCCAGAGGCAAATGCGAATTCTGTAGCTGAACATGTAATGGCATTAATTTTATCATTGTCCAAAAACTTAAGCTTGGCTGATCAAGAGCTGCGCCGCGGGAATTTTGCTATCCGCAATCAACTTTTTGGTATGGATTTGGAAGGCAAGACATTAGGGATTATTGGACTAGGGAGAATTGGTAGAATACTGGCAAAAAAAGCTTCCAAAGGCTTCGATATGAAAGTGATTGGCTACGACCCCTATGTTACAGCCAGCACGAATTCGGAGTTAGAGATAGCAACTGACTTAGAGTGGGTTTTCAGAAACTCTGATGTTATCAGTCTGCATCTGCCGTTAACGAAAACAACAAAAGGAATAATAGGAAGCCGTGAGTTTTCCTGGATGAAACCCTCATCCTATTTTGTAAACGCTTCCAGGGGAGGCGTAGTGAAGGAGAGTGATTTAGTAAATGCTTTGCAAGCGGGCGAAATTGCCGGCGCTGGAATAGATGTATTTGAAGTTGAGCCTCCTGATAAATGGAATCCCCTTTTTAAAATGGATAATGTGATTGTCAGCCCTCATAATGCGGCATTGACGAAAGAAGGTTCGGTACGCATGGCTGTACATGCAGCAATGCAAGTTGAACAAGTCCTTACTGGAATGAAACCGAATTGGGCAGTAAATGAGCCATTAACTAAAGGGGTGCCAAAGTAG
- a CDS encoding sodium:solute symporter family protein, with amino-acid sequence MNEALLVILFFLVLCIWLGLQARKGKNMSLEQWAIGGRGFGSFLLFFLIAGEMFTTYTFLGASGGAYRSGMPPALYAFNCFYFVIAYWLLPPIWRYAKKNNVISQSDFYDKKYNSPALGVLVAVISVISIIPYLIMQLKGLGIIVSEASYGSISPNVAIVVGVIAITIYVTASGMHGVAWTAVIKDIMILAVVVFMGIYFPLHYYGGLQSMFEAIDTAKHGLLIFPEQGLSISWFISATIMTALAFYMFPHMLAGVFSAKSPKSLRWNAGIMPIYQVIIIFSLFIGFSAILQVPNLQGAEADLALFKMAKMSFDPWFVGVIGASGAMAALIPSSLVLTATATILSKNVYKVWKPNTSDDQLRRLSMMLVPVISIVTLYFTFNGGESIFTLYLMAYSFMAQLFPALFFSLWKKNPVTVQGAFAGMIAGILIVIYSTTSGTTLATLFPSLPQAIQDLDVGLAVLFINIAVTLGVSAITRNTSIETEADNKPVSGIEKLVK; translated from the coding sequence ATGAATGAAGCCCTGCTTGTCATCCTTTTCTTTCTGGTTCTGTGTATTTGGTTAGGGCTTCAAGCTCGAAAAGGTAAAAATATGAGTTTGGAACAATGGGCTATAGGTGGAAGAGGTTTCGGCAGCTTTTTGCTCTTCTTTTTGATTGCAGGTGAAATGTTTACGACATATACGTTTTTGGGGGCCAGCGGCGGCGCTTATAGATCTGGTATGCCTCCAGCCTTATATGCTTTCAATTGCTTCTATTTTGTAATAGCCTATTGGCTGTTGCCGCCAATTTGGAGATATGCAAAAAAAAATAATGTCATATCTCAATCCGATTTTTATGACAAGAAGTACAATAGTCCGGCTTTAGGTGTTCTTGTGGCGGTAATCAGCGTTATTTCAATTATTCCTTATCTAATCATGCAGTTAAAAGGGTTAGGAATTATCGTATCGGAGGCGTCCTATGGGTCCATCTCTCCTAATGTGGCTATAGTTGTAGGTGTAATTGCCATCACAATTTATGTAACTGCCTCAGGGATGCATGGCGTAGCGTGGACGGCGGTTATTAAAGATATCATGATTTTGGCAGTTGTCGTCTTTATGGGGATTTATTTTCCACTTCATTATTACGGTGGTTTGCAGTCGATGTTTGAAGCAATCGATACAGCAAAACATGGATTATTGATATTCCCTGAACAAGGATTGAGTATCTCTTGGTTTATTTCCGCTACGATTATGACAGCACTGGCATTCTATATGTTTCCTCATATGTTAGCGGGAGTGTTTTCTGCAAAAAGTCCAAAATCACTTCGTTGGAATGCTGGGATTATGCCAATTTATCAAGTAATCATCATTTTTTCGCTTTTTATTGGTTTTTCTGCGATTCTTCAAGTTCCGAATTTACAGGGAGCAGAAGCAGATTTGGCTTTATTTAAAATGGCGAAGATGTCATTCGATCCCTGGTTTGTTGGAGTTATTGGAGCATCTGGGGCGATGGCCGCCCTTATACCTAGTTCACTCGTGTTGACGGCTACGGCCACGATACTTTCAAAAAATGTATATAAGGTGTGGAAACCGAATACATCAGATGACCAACTTCGAAGATTGAGCATGATGTTAGTACCTGTCATTTCTATAGTGACCCTATACTTTACGTTCAATGGCGGGGAGTCGATTTTTACGCTGTATCTTATGGCATATAGCTTCATGGCACAGTTGTTCCCAGCACTATTTTTCAGTTTGTGGAAAAAGAATCCTGTTACCGTTCAAGGAGCTTTTGCCGGAATGATAGCTGGAATTCTAATTGTCATTTACTCGACTACATCAGGTACGACACTTGCCACATTATTTCCATCTCTACCGCAAGCAATACAGGATCTTGATGTGGGGTTAGCTGTATTATTCATCAACATTGCAGTAACTTTGGGAGTAAGTGCTATTACAAGAAATACTTCAATTGAGACGGAAGCAGATAATAAACCAGTTTCTGGTATCGAAAAACTTGTTAAATGA
- a CDS encoding DUF3311 domain-containing protein, whose amino-acid sequence MKKIIYVISAVPALGSLIVINRIEPYVLGMPFVLFWAILWVCLTSVCLIIANKLDPATKEEED is encoded by the coding sequence ATGAAGAAAATAATCTATGTGATAAGTGCGGTACCAGCACTTGGCTCGCTTATTGTTATCAATCGAATTGAACCATATGTTTTAGGAATGCCATTTGTTCTTTTTTGGGCCATATTATGGGTTTGTCTTACATCGGTGTGCTTGATAATTGCTAATAAACTTGATCCTGCAACCAAGGAGGAAGAAGACTAA